In Styela clava chromosome 10, kaStyClav1.hap1.2, whole genome shotgun sequence, the sequence AAATAACACCGTGAATTGACAGCACTATATCTAACTCCcaaatctaaatttttaatcaatgtaaatttatatgtatatgaTGTTATGCTTCGCCATAGCTTTAAGCGAACACGTCATGTCGTAGGTAACTGTCACTGGGAGGTTTGCTTCACTATTTTTACACGAAACCTTAGAAAAACTATATTGATAAAACACCTTTTTCTATTTAGCATCAACAGCAACGAAAAGGTTAGTTTCTTCCTTTGAAAATGGAGTATTGGAAATTGTTGGTTCGAAATTATTGTGGATACACTGTTACAAAAGCGTTTATAATGAGTTAATATAGATATAGACCGTTTGGTTTCGGACGATTGCGATCAGCCTCAGCTATTAAGTATTTTCCATGTTAGAATGGCTACTTGTCTGATCTATTAAAGTTGTGTTTCACAGACCATTTTGAATATAACCAAACTTGTGTATAGTATCTGATACGACGCCATCTGGTACTCATTTAAATGAAACATCAAAACCCTGGCTTGATTGAAAATCTTTTCGCGTCATCAAGTAAAGTATCAAATAAGAACATTTTATTAATGAAGTGGTATTCTGCCAAATATATTGCTATAACCAGACATCGTTTTATTCAACACCAAGATGGTAATAGAATATAACAATGTTTACcaattatcaaaaattactGTATATGGAGAATCGATTCGGATCTTATTTTTACGTTACCTTTTTTAGGATGACAAAGAGATAATTACATTAGACGGCGAAAGTTTGACAACCGAAGTTTTATATAAACTTTCAACCGGAAAATGTAATATTCAGGTAGATGTATAGCAAATCacttttaaattcaaatttatttatgataatCCTTCAATGAACTTGAACAAATCACAGGAAACACGAACAATTAGAAGGTGAATTATcccaatatttcaaataataaaatatgtgctAAATATAGCACTAGTGTATTTCTAGATTTTACATAGTGGCTTTTGCCTATTTCAGATTGGGGAGGTTGCAATAAAGAAGATTCAAGAATCCCGTGATGTTGTGGAAGAGATGGTCCGTGAAAAACGAGGTAGAAGAAATGTTGCTacaatgtttcaaaattttgttttctttctttaATTAAACCGACATTAAATGCATAAGATAACAGCAGTAAAATGCTCAAAAGCAAAAAGAGTATAATGATAAAATGATGAATTATAGAAGCAcacatgaaaatataaaaagtctATAAATTCTGCAATGTACTGATCAATTGTTACTTATAAGTATAATTACGACACCACATAGAGTCTACCAAAGCCGTTGTGCTTTTatgaaacaacaaaacaacAGACAGATAACTACTTGTATTATTCAGTATAGGGATACAGATATTGAATTTGTATATGTTAGGttaccaggggttctcaaacttttggcgttgcggagcccttgaaaaggttgactattattcacggagccccaaaataaatgttaaaattgttactttctgattaatattcctgagtaagttaaacgtactttactcaatttaaatactaaacacttttaatagggttaatacaagtcataaataaatctaaatttcaaagataaattgtatAATATACTAAAGCTATAAATTTGACacatgacaaacatattaataaattaggggtcgaatcttttcccctcttgacatttttggaagacttaaaaggctgctaataacgtgcgcgattgcattttgttacaatcgccgattgttttcgtcagcatggcgtgtttttgaacctcaaacatctttacgccggtgtttattctccctaaataaaaaatttccttcggcatatgcatgtattgttccacaatgacgacgataattgttttttctttctcgtggggaattatgagttcaatgtgaaaaacatgttaccatattataatcggttccattacatttgaacccacgtacatttgaacccatgacaattgcacctgtatgctattgcacctatgggattttttttgtttcacggatagttaaacccatactaaccctaacccatgggttttagcacccgcatatagattgaacccgtggatatacgcatgggttcaaatgtacatgggttcaaatgtacggtcaccattataatcatcggcgacgaaatgctaaaaataatagttaataaagaggtaaatctgcaattcaaattttttgattaaaaagcggccttctaaaatattagaactaaaacttaaaatggaagataacactataagttttgtttcagcagactcacgtcagaatAAAAACGCTGTTATAGACAtcgaaaatcataaaatttggtgttatgttaggttttcggttattcatcgtagtacctgcgaaattgaaacacagtcaTTTAATTATGCGTGCGATGTACCATTTTTCctttctgaaactaccgacagaGCCGCAtgcactaaaataaatttctatcgttcgtattttgccaagaccttgtgatttttcaaacggcgacatcttgcttaaaaataatctcgagtgcgaaagaacaaataaagtttaacaaatcccaagatcgcaaaaatacgactccattTTATTTATAGTTAGCAGTTTATCACgcagtttatgttattttagactagtattttatcattttagtaatcctaatagtaatttcgaatcgaatgtgagtaacgatgagcacaattaaattattacgacaagacccTTTagatgctcgcatcggtcatgaattgaatatattaCGCAACAGAGATCTCGTTATCTGTTTTTTTTGAATCGTCAAGAATGTTGCGcgtaaatttccgatttcaattttgaacctcctccctcttaagaatcctggctgcgctcctgcttataaataatgtcattttttaattccgcccctttgccatatttcgaggctatatttgttaaatttcatCATAGCTAGTATTGCTTCTAggaacagttttaaattagccaagtcaatattttgaaaagtaatcgaatagctcgcggagcccctgggttactctcgcggagccctggggctcggtacggagcactttgagaacctatgggttagacaaacaattttatttcagttgTCTACGGGATATCAACAGGATTCGGAGCATTTGCTCGCAATGTTATTGATAGCGACCTCTTGGATCAACTGCAAGTTAATTTAATAATGTCACATTCGGCGGGAGTTGGGGAACATCTACCTCCTTCTCGCGTTCGAATGCTGCTTGCTCTCCGAGTTAACGTGCTATGCAAAGGTTTCAGCGGTATATCAATGAAGAATCTTAATGTATTGGTGAATGCATATAACAGTAAGTTATTCCATGATTAGTTTTTAGTACATAATTCAACCTAATCGATTACATGGAAAAATTTGAGGCCAAATGCGAGATTTACAATAATGATTTATTGACTAAATGAGTAGCAGAGCCTTCAATCAAACAGTATTACTAAGCTTCctcattattttcattgtgttttttttatgcGAAAACAGAATCATGCTTACCATACGTTCCCGAAAAAGGGACATTGTCAGCAAGTGGCGATTTAGCACCATTGGCGCACATTGCTCTCGGACTTATGGGAAAAGGACAAATGTGGTCTCCCGAATCTGGATGGTCTACTGCAGAATTTGTATTAAAATCTCATGACATTGATCCATTGGAACTTAGGTCAAAAGAAGGTAAAATACCTATAAACAAATCGACAAAAATATAACGACGTATAATACGGTGCAATTGACACCCTCGAGAGCTTGAGAAATGAGTATCCAGCTAAAAAGGTACAACTACTGTGTATCTAACCACCTGTCtccgtttttttttacaaaaaagatTACCTGATGATTCCGGCTTGACAAATGAAGTGGCAACCAAGTTGTACAATAAATCAATATTCCGAATTCTCATTTTTAATACTATATTCATCGAAATAAAGATTACAGTTGTCAGGTTAggcaacaacataatattaaaagcAGTTGGCGTAAATAGGTTCAAAGAAGTACGATTTATATGTCAGAAAAATTTATATCGGcatgtaaattcaaatatatacatGATCAGATATTGCCTAACaaccaaataaaattattcagcaTGGAGGATCACAATATGTCTACCATTAAAACCAATAAGTGGTGAAAGGCAATTGAATTCAATGCATTATAACAGAGGATCCCAAACTAGTGCATATACCCGCAAAATACCCATTTTATTAAGTAGTAATCAAATTGCGATTATGGATagcattttcaataaataaatgtcTTTCTCATTTCACAAATCCAGCCTCCAAGATCATGATTAAGTTAGATCTGTTCAAATTCAATATGGCTGTTAATTTTGTGATAGGATTGGCACTTATCAACGGCACGCAATTTGTTTCATCGCTGGGTTCCGAGGCTGTTGAACGGGCAAAACTTATCGCTCTTCAAGCTGACGTGATAGCTGCATTGACAGTTGAAGCCCTGAAGGGAActtcaaaagcttttgacaaACGAATCCACGACGCCAGGCCTCATAAGGGCCAACAGGATGTAGCAAAGAGAATGCGGATTTTGCTGCAATACAAAGGGAATGAATCAGAAATTACAAGTATGTTGatgcttgaaattttgtttcatgcTTACCTCGGTTTAGGTTTCAAACAAACATGACACTGCTTACAAAATGTCAAGATTTCATCcaatttattcagaaaaattttACGGTGGTGAAAAAGTTTTATGAAAAACGATCTCGTTCGATCATACGAGAAATGCTCTTATTCATTTATACAATTTTCTATGAATTCGCCTCTTTATATTAAATGTCCTGCGGTGTAATTCAATATTGTGAACTTTATAAACACGTAATTTGCGCCTTATTCGACATTATTGCACACTCGATACACTTTTGCAATGCTCTTAAATTAACGAGAACAGACTTGCTGTTGTTAATACCTAACATATCgttcattttaatttgattatatTATACAAGCCCGTGGCAGCTTACAACTTTTGAAATTCTGGGTTCAATGTTCATCCGACTGAGAACAATAACGAGAAACTAATATTCCTACCCGCATCTATTTCACCGATCTGAGGACACAGTTCTTATATTAGACGCAATTATAATATCTAATGACCGATAATTTCATTGAGTTTTTTGAAGATGTTGTTTTAAGCGATCGCTGTCGTTCTACCTATCttaaatataatatgaaatgtATAACCGCTACTATTCATTTAGGAAGTCACACGACTTGCAAACGCGTGCAAGATTCTTACACTTTGAGGTGTTGTCCACAAGTACATGGAATCGCGCACGACACCATTGAGTATGTCAAAAACATACTGAATACGGAATTAAACAGTGCTACTGATAATCcggtaacaattttttttttataaatttatgaaatatttaagtGGTATCAAACTGAGAATTTGTTGCTTGTCCGAAACTTTGAACACGCAGATAGTAAAATGGAAGTGGTAAATTATGAAGAGGTCAGAACAATATGATTTTTAGTGATTTCCAACGTCACCTGAGCTAGATTCGAGCATCTGGCAGCTCGACATGAACGGCCCTGCAGCGGCATGCCTATACGTGGAATGGCGCCCATGGTAAAGTGGCCTTTGATCGTAAGTTGACAATTTTTATTAATGGTTATTCCAAATAAAACTTTTCGATCCTTTT encodes:
- the LOC120337972 gene encoding histidine ammonia-lyase-like is translated as MKVYTALYGKWFAIPCDGQERRVKWLISETTQRAKLYFPERQLHQESIITSADGLVIYGEEDYITQVLQDGQYLIIGEKGTEVTLPSLMPNIKKNSINSNEKDDKEIITLDGESLTTEVLYKLSTGKCNIQIGEVAIKKIQESRDVVEEMVREKRVVYGISTGFGAFARNVIDSDLLDQLQVNLIMSHSAGVGEHLPPSRVRMLLALRVNVLCKGFSGISMKNLNVLVNAYNKSCLPYVPEKGTLSASGDLAPLAHIALGLMGKGQMWSPESGWSTAEFVLKSHDIDPLELRSKEGLALINGTQFVSSLGSEAVERAKLIALQADVIAALTVEALKGTSKAFDKRIHDARPHKGQQDVAKRMRILLQYKGNESEITRSHTTCKRVQDSYTLRCCPQVHGIAHDTIEYVKNILNTELNSATDNPMIMTDQRETISGGNFHGEYPAKALDYLAIGIHEIGAISERRIERLCNDSLSELPAFLVKNGGLNSGFMIAHCTAAALVSENKCLCHPSSVDSLSTSAAQEDHVAMGGWAARKAIRVVEHVENVVAIEMLCACQAIDFHRPLHTTDVLEEVHKVVRKVIPHYDRDRIMSTDIEAAQTLLKDGVIWNTVLPYLQKENQTPT